In Topomyia yanbarensis strain Yona2022 chromosome 2, ASM3024719v1, whole genome shotgun sequence, one DNA window encodes the following:
- the LOC131685683 gene encoding uncharacterized protein LOC131685683, producing the protein MSGVYGYNREAVRVKVKKCEKNVPPETRKFSVDPQITSLEVLYSILAKAFDLKTDFGISCKTPDSNGQENYLVVLSDWDLDAAFLRAHNTSIATKSEPCLYLRVDIKPFSETLEWDGSGNTGGITRELASLQQSIGAGQKYVQNRLPGLIMNHMEKTFSLVQRALNLAEDPLMTQTLRPPLSDAEFRTFCDSVGQIVEPEQLRKVIYLGGIDPSLRRVIWKHILNVYPDGMTGRERMDYMKRKSGEYYKLRDVWRTAVQQGNIAGELAYVTGMVRKDVLRTDRLHPFYAGSDDNQNIASLFNVLTTYALNHPAVSYCQGMSDIASPLLVTMADEAQAYICFCAVMTRMSCNFMLDGIAMTLKFNHLSEALQYYDPDFFAYLKMHQADDLLFCYRWLLLEMKREFAFDDSLRMLEVLWSSLPAMAPKGELALFEKEFTPVPSEEPQPKSPSKVTLRTPRENPYTKVCALRRQSSALSLISCTNPISIQGASAKLDATKRLNLSLDENISRGHLYSSKVVTKEHQSLDEAKSALVKQRRVFRSVGDDDIQEGNGDQGLGENESADEDGDEDNVFRSPQHTEPETTVGKNPFLDSSPETTTPVEPVEVSTPSVSSSLANNAVTVREEPLLKDNSKQSSEIQHPSPSRQTSVGSGIRNSPVSRSKSLFSAGTGNLIARQLSSQRKNFSATGGGHFKDLKDKLAASKKGIFASRDQPDADVNPTDAGEEDRKPRLVKNFNEFLSFAAMNRSRLSDRLNTKKLPSSSLDSTGSNTTLTTGSSITIDDDSTETIEYDELKPKPLIKLTKSSLDDSDSSSMGVAAISRSSDNSSFIVDDSSVSVSPVPQPLNETDVIQNDEEGKGQGGSSPDDSQEYFPMTTSMTRELRLELENLDRHVFGTDFHNQQRFYTLSGCIELDTPPESGESITSCAQPNQISYRMLDQNGSVDTMDIQSADNICPLKELANADVVRYRQKTRAVAEVDVDTSKRISTSSANADVFVWENPLHQCESPLSTGGEPSQVRAPTTMVEQTATTPDEHSELEYDGEIIVETAMGKKSITPIRLVRRNGDQSNSNSNRNSIILPDSDSDDSLERSLAVNFKFNPNNPFYDANSIEPIKINAKSPLESTLNIPETSNMTCSSNSFEEASEASKIDLVIQQPSVNIPSNTVAPECYSSIKVAGVLPPPHEFGGGNPFMMFLCLTILLQHRDYVMKTGMDYNEMAMHFDKMVRKHNVVRVLNQARQMFAEYRRLYQQQQQQRNSAGSASMSSSMYGRLGVTAGANGTGGGALHPRRNTTSGVTFTA; encoded by the exons ATGTCTGGAGTTTACGGATATAATAGAGAGGCAGTACGGGTTAAAGTGAAG aaatgtgaaaaaaatgtcCCGCCAGAGACTCGCAAGTTTAGCGTAGATCCGCagattacaagtctagaagtaTTGTACTCGATTCTAGCGAAAGCATTCGATTTGAAGACTGACTTCGGCATTAGTTGTAAGACACCAGATTCCAATGGGCAAGAGAATTATCTGGTAGTTCTTTCTGATTGGGATTTGGACGCGGCATTTCTTCGAGCGCACAATACGTCAATTGCTACAAAGAGCGAACCATGTCTTTATCTAAGAGTGGACATCAAACCATTTTCGGAAACCTTGGAATGGGACGGTTCCGGAAATACCGGAGGAATTACTCGGGAGCTAGCGTCGTTGCAACAATCCATCGGAGCAGGACAAAAATACGTTCAAAACAGATTACCCGGGTTAATCATGAATCACATGGAGAAAACCTTCTCGTTGGTTCAACGGGCGTTGAATttagctgaggatccgttgatGACGCAGACACTTCGACCTCCGCTGTCGGATGCGGAGTTTAGGACGTTTTGCGATTCGGTTGGACAGATTGTTGAACCTGAGCAGCTTCGAAAGGTTATATATCTGGGAGGGATCGATCCTAGTTTGCGAAGAGTTATTTGGAAGCATATACTAAATGTGTATCCTGATGGAATGACTGGCAGAGAACGGATGGATTATATGAAAAGGAAATCAG GTGAATACTACAAATTACGTGATGTGTGGCGAACCGCGGTTCAACAGGGCAACATCGCAGGTGAACTGGCTTATGTGACTGGTATGGTGCGAAAAGACGTTCTCCGAACTGATCGACTGCATCCTTTTTACGCTGGCAGTGATGataatcaaaacattgcatCACTTTTCAACGTTCTCACCACCTATGCGTTGAATCATCCAGCTGTGAGCTACTGCCAGGGAATGTCGGATATTGCTTCACCATTGTTGGTTACTATGGCCGACGAAGCACAGGCGTACATCTGTTTTTGCGCCGTCATGACCAGAATGAGCTGCAATTTTATGTTGGACGGGATTGCAATGACTCTGAAGTTCAATCACCTTTCGGAGGCACTCCAATATTACGATCCCGATTTTTTCGCTTATTTGAAAATGCATCAAGCAGATGATCTGCTGTTCTGTTATCGATGGCTGCTGTTGGAAATGAAGCGAGAATTTGCTTTTGACGACTCGTTACGAATGTTGGAAGTTTTGTGGAGTTCACTTCCAGCCATGGCACCTAAGGGAGAGTTGGCTTTATTTGAAAAAGAATTCACACCTGTTCCTTCGGAAGAGCCACAGCCTAAGAGCCCTTCTAAAGTTACACTTAGAACGCCACGCGAAAATCCATACACCAAGGTGTGTGCCCTCAGGCGTCAAAGTTCTGCCCTTTCGTTAATTTCCTGCACCAACCCAATCAGCATTCAAGGTGCATCTGCTAAGCTTGATGCTACGAAACGACTAAATTTGAGTCTGGACGAAAATATTTCGCGTGGCCACCTGTACTCCagcaaagttgtgacaaaagaGCATCAAAGTCTGGATGAGGCAAAAAGTGCATTGGTCAAACAGCGAAGGGTGTTTCGTAGCGTAGGGGATGATGACATTCAGGAGGGCAATGGAGATCAAGGACTGGGTGAGAATGAAAGCGCTGATGAAGATGGTGATGAAGACAATGTTTTCCGCTCTCCGCAACATACAGAACCTGAGACTACAGTGGGTAAAAATCCATTCCTGGACAGTTCACCGGAGACAACAACACCTGTTGAACCTGTCGAAGTTAGTACACCATCTGTTAGTTCCAGTTTAGCGAATAATGCGGTGACAGTAAGAGAAGAACCGTTATTGAAAGATAATAGTAAACAGTCTAGTGAAATCCAGCATCCTTCTCCCTCACGTCAAACAAGCGTCGGAAGCGGAATTCGAAATTCTCCCGTTAGTCGAAGTAAGAGTTTGTTTTCCGCTGGAACAGGAAACCTAATAGCACGGCAGCTTAGTAGTCAACGAAAAAATTTCAGCGCTACTGGTGGAGGTCACTTCAAAGATTTGAAAGATAAATTGGCAGCGAGCAAAAAAG GCATTTTTGCTTCACGGGATCAGCCGGACGCTGATGTCAATCCAACTGATGCGGGCGAAGAAGATCGAAAGCCTAGACTGgtaaaaaatttcaacgaattccTTAGCTTCGCAGCAATGAACCGAAGTCGCTTAAGCGACAGATTAAACACGAAAAAACTACCATCATCGTCATTAGATTCGACGGGCAGCAATACAACTCTTACAACGGGCTCTTCGATTACCATCGATGACGATTCGACAGAAACAATCGAGTATGATGAGCTAAAACCAAAACCACTTATTAAACTTACCAAATCATCGCTCGATGATTCTGATTCATCCAGCATGGGGGTGGCGGCCATTTCTCGATCTAGTGATAACAGTAGCTTTATAGTGGATGACAGCTCTGTATCGGTGTCTCCGGTTCCGCAACCGTTAAACGAGACAGATGTAATTCAGAATGACGAGGAAGGAAAAGGCCAAGGAGGTAGCAGTCCAGATGACTCTCAGGAATACTTTCCAATGACAACTTCAATGACCCGAGAGCTGAGGCTTGAATTGGAAAATCTGGATCGTCACGTGTTCGGGACTGATTTTCACAATCAGCAGCGCTTTTACACGTTAAGCGGTTGTATTGAACTAGATACTCCACCAGAAAGTGGGGAATCAATTACTAGTTGCGCTCAACCTAACCAAATCAGTTATCGAATGCTGGATCAGAATGGCTCAGTTGATACTATGGACATACAATCCGCAGATAATATATGCCCTTTGAAGGAACTGGCAAATGCAGATGTGGTGCGGTACCGCCAGAAGACCAGAGCGGTTGCTGAGGTCGATGTTGACACCAGCAAAAGAATTAGCACTTCAAGTGCCAACGCTGATGTGTTTGTATGGGAGAATCCACTTCATCAGTGCGAGAGTCCTCTATCTACGGGCGGCGAGCCGTCGCAGGTGCGGGCACCGACGACGATGGTAGAACAAACAGCCACCACACCAGACGAACACTCAGAACTGGAGTACGATGGTGAAATCATAGTCGAAACAGCGATGGGGAAAAAATCCATAACCCCGATTCGATTAGTCCGACGAAATGGCGATCAGTCCAATAGTAATTCAAATCGTAATTCGATTATTCTACCGGATTCTGATTCAGACGATTCACTGGAGCGTTCCCTAGCAGTCAATTTCAAATTTAATCCAAACAATCCATTCTACGATGCCAATTCCATTGAGCCGATTAAAATTAACGCAAAATCGCCTCTAGAATCTACGCTAAACATTCCAGAAACATCTAACATGACATGCTCCAGCAATTCATTCGAGGAAGCATCAGAGGCTTCTAAGATTGATCTCGTCATCCAACAGCCCTCAGTCAACATACCATCAAATACTGTCGCTCCTGAATGTTATAGTTCGATCAAAGTTGCCGGAGTTCTTCCTCCACCGCACGAATTCGGCGGTGGTAACCCGTTTATGATGTTCCTATGCTTGACGATTTTGCTACAGCATCGAGACTACGTAATGAAAACTGGAATGGATTATAATGAAATGGCGATGCATTTCGATAAGATGGTGAGAAAGCACAATGTTGTGCGGGTCCTGAATCAGGCACGACAAATGTTTGCCGAGTATCGGCGGCTGtaccagcagcagcaacagcaaagAAACAGTGCCGGTAGTGCCAGTATGAGTAGCAGTATGTATGGTCGTTTGGGAGTGACTGCTGGTGCGAACGGGACTGGCGGTGGAGCTTTGCATCCCAGACGGAATACCACTAGTGGAGTGACGTTTACGGCGTAG